One Euphorbia lathyris chromosome 1, ddEupLath1.1, whole genome shotgun sequence DNA segment encodes these proteins:
- the LOC136205593 gene encoding mitogen-activated protein kinase 20 isoform X2 produces MQQDHRKKNSTEMEFFSEYGDANRYKIQEVIGKGSYGVVCSAIDTHTGQKVAIKKIHDIFEHISDAARILREIKLLRLLRHPDIVEIKHIMLPPSRRDFKDIYVVFELMESDLHQVIKANDDLTREHYQFFLYQLLRALKYIHTANVYHRDLKPKNILANANCKLKICDFGLARVAFNDTPSTIFWTDYVATRWYRAPELCGSFFSKYTPAIDIWSIGCIFAEVLTGKPLFPGKNVVHQLDLMTDLLGTPSLDTISRVRNEKARRYLNSMRKKQPVSFAQKFPNADPSALRLLERLLAFDPKDRPTAEQALADPYFKGLAKVEREPSCQPITKMEFEFERRRVTKEDIRELIFREILEYHPQLLKDYVNGTERTNFLYPSAVDQFRRQFAHLEENGGKSVPAIPLERKHVSLPRSTVVHSNGIHPKDQNFISMRDRQTAEETHIKNAKDLEGIHVNISSLQAQQRGPIDKQGKVAVPYDNGGMMKDGYDPRTYMRGAIGPSQAVPPAFGYRRSGMGKQERPIEIQRESSAQKQSGIGAKFAPDVAINIDTNPFFMTRAGINKVEHVDERISMNTNLLQAKGQYGGITAAAAAAPAASVASHRKVGTVQYGMTKMY; encoded by the exons ATGCAGCAAGATCACCGGAAGAAG AATTCAACAGAGATGGAATTTTTCTCTGAGTACGGTGATGCCAACAGGTACAAAATTCAGGAAGTTATTGGGAAAGGAAGTTACGGGGTTGTTTGCTCAGCAATTGATACTCACACTGGTCAAAAAGTGGCAATAAAGAAAATACATGATATTTTCGAACACATCTCAGATGCTGCTCGTATTCTTCGTGAGATAAAATTGCTTAGACTCCTGAGACACCCAGATATTGTGGAAATCAAACATATTATGCTTCCGCCATCAAGAAGAGATTTTAAAGACATTTATGTTGTTTTTGAGCTCATGGAGTCAGATCTGCATCAAGTAATTAAAGCAAATGATGACTTGACAAGAGAGCACTATCAATTTTTTCTTTATCAGCTTCTTCGCGCATTAAAATATATTCACACAG CAAATGTCTATCATCGAGATTTAAAACCTAAGAATATATTGGCAAATGCGAATTGTAAACTGAAAATTTGTGATTTTGGGCTAGCAAGAGTGGCTTTTAATGATACCCCCTCTACAATATTTTGGACG GACTATGTTGCTACCAGATGGTACAGAGCTCCTGAACTGTGTGGATCATTTTTCTCAAAG TATACACCGGCAATTGATATTTGGAGCATTGGTTGCATCTTTGCTGAAGTTTTAACTGGGAAACCACTCTTTCCTGGAAAAAATGTTGTTCACCAGCTAGATTTGATGACAGATCTGCTTGGTACCCCTTCATTAGATACAATATCACGG GTTCGAAATGAAAAGGCAAGGAGATATCTGAATAGTATGAGGAAGAAGCAGCCTGTTTCTTTTGCTCAGAAATTTCCAAATGCTGATCCTTCGGCATTGCGTTTGCTGGAAAGGCTGCTTGCTTTTGATCCGAAAGACAGACCAACAGCTGAACAG GCATTAGCAGATCCTTACTTTAAGGGACTGGCAAAAGTTGAAAGGGAGCCTTCCTGTCAGCCAATAACAAAAAtggaatttgaatttgaaagacGAAGGGTTACAAAAGAGGATATTAGAGAGCTAATTTTTCGAGAGATACTGGAATACCATCCTCAATTGCTCAAGGATTACGTAAATGGAACTGAAAGGACTAACTTTCTTTATCCAAG TGCTGTTGATCAATTTAGAAGGCAGTTTGCACATCTTGAGGAGAATGGCGGTAAGAGTGTGCCAGCAATTCCCCTAGAAAGAAAACATGTATCTCTTCCTAG GTCTACAGTAGTGCATTCGAACGGTATTCATCCCAAAGACCAGAATTTTATTTCCATGAGAGACAGACAGACTGCAGAAGAAACACACATAAAAAATGCTAAAGATCTGGAGGGAATTCATGTAAATATATCATCCCTGCAGGCACAACAAAGAGGTCCAATAG ATAAGCAGGGAAAAGTAGCGGTTCCATATGATAATGGAGGGATGATGAAAGATGGGTATGACCCAAGAACATACATGAGAGGTGCAATCGGTCCCTCACAGGCTGTTCCTCCTGCCTTTGGTTACCGCAGATCAGGCATGGGGAAGCAAGAGAGACCTATAGAAATTCAGAGGGAATCATCTGCACAAAAGCAAAGTGGCATTGGAGCTAAATTTGCGCCGGATGTGGCTATAAACATTGACACCAACCCCTTCTTTATGACCCGAGCAGGAATTAATAAGGTGGAGCATGTTGATGAGCGGATCTCAATGAACACAAACTTGTTGCAGGCGAAGGGTCAGTATGGTGGTATAacagctgctgctgctgctgctccTGCTGCTAGTGTTGCTTCTCACAGGAAAGTTGGGACTGTTCAATATGGTATGACAAAGATGTACTGA
- the LOC136205593 gene encoding mitogen-activated protein kinase 20 isoform X1, which translates to MQQDHRKKNSTEMEFFSEYGDANRYKIQEVIGKGSYGVVCSAIDTHTGQKVAIKKIHDIFEHISDAARILREIKLLRLLRHPDIVEIKHIMLPPSRRDFKDIYVVFELMESDLHQVIKANDDLTREHYQFFLYQLLRALKYIHTANVYHRDLKPKNILANANCKLKICDFGLARVAFNDTPSTIFWTDYVATRWYRAPELCGSFFSKYTPAIDIWSIGCIFAEVLTGKPLFPGKNVVHQLDLMTDLLGTPSLDTISRVRNEKARRYLNSMRKKQPVSFAQKFPNADPSALRLLERLLAFDPKDRPTAEQALADPYFKGLAKVEREPSCQPITKMEFEFERRRVTKEDIRELIFREILEYHPQLLKDYVNGTERTNFLYPSAVDQFRRQFAHLEENGGKSVPAIPLERKHVSLPRSTVVHSNGIHPKDQNFISMRDRQTAEETHIKNAKDLEGIHVNISSLQAQQRGPIADKQGKVAVPYDNGGMMKDGYDPRTYMRGAIGPSQAVPPAFGYRRSGMGKQERPIEIQRESSAQKQSGIGAKFAPDVAINIDTNPFFMTRAGINKVEHVDERISMNTNLLQAKGQYGGITAAAAAAPAASVASHRKVGTVQYGMTKMY; encoded by the exons ATGCAGCAAGATCACCGGAAGAAG AATTCAACAGAGATGGAATTTTTCTCTGAGTACGGTGATGCCAACAGGTACAAAATTCAGGAAGTTATTGGGAAAGGAAGTTACGGGGTTGTTTGCTCAGCAATTGATACTCACACTGGTCAAAAAGTGGCAATAAAGAAAATACATGATATTTTCGAACACATCTCAGATGCTGCTCGTATTCTTCGTGAGATAAAATTGCTTAGACTCCTGAGACACCCAGATATTGTGGAAATCAAACATATTATGCTTCCGCCATCAAGAAGAGATTTTAAAGACATTTATGTTGTTTTTGAGCTCATGGAGTCAGATCTGCATCAAGTAATTAAAGCAAATGATGACTTGACAAGAGAGCACTATCAATTTTTTCTTTATCAGCTTCTTCGCGCATTAAAATATATTCACACAG CAAATGTCTATCATCGAGATTTAAAACCTAAGAATATATTGGCAAATGCGAATTGTAAACTGAAAATTTGTGATTTTGGGCTAGCAAGAGTGGCTTTTAATGATACCCCCTCTACAATATTTTGGACG GACTATGTTGCTACCAGATGGTACAGAGCTCCTGAACTGTGTGGATCATTTTTCTCAAAG TATACACCGGCAATTGATATTTGGAGCATTGGTTGCATCTTTGCTGAAGTTTTAACTGGGAAACCACTCTTTCCTGGAAAAAATGTTGTTCACCAGCTAGATTTGATGACAGATCTGCTTGGTACCCCTTCATTAGATACAATATCACGG GTTCGAAATGAAAAGGCAAGGAGATATCTGAATAGTATGAGGAAGAAGCAGCCTGTTTCTTTTGCTCAGAAATTTCCAAATGCTGATCCTTCGGCATTGCGTTTGCTGGAAAGGCTGCTTGCTTTTGATCCGAAAGACAGACCAACAGCTGAACAG GCATTAGCAGATCCTTACTTTAAGGGACTGGCAAAAGTTGAAAGGGAGCCTTCCTGTCAGCCAATAACAAAAAtggaatttgaatttgaaagacGAAGGGTTACAAAAGAGGATATTAGAGAGCTAATTTTTCGAGAGATACTGGAATACCATCCTCAATTGCTCAAGGATTACGTAAATGGAACTGAAAGGACTAACTTTCTTTATCCAAG TGCTGTTGATCAATTTAGAAGGCAGTTTGCACATCTTGAGGAGAATGGCGGTAAGAGTGTGCCAGCAATTCCCCTAGAAAGAAAACATGTATCTCTTCCTAG GTCTACAGTAGTGCATTCGAACGGTATTCATCCCAAAGACCAGAATTTTATTTCCATGAGAGACAGACAGACTGCAGAAGAAACACACATAAAAAATGCTAAAGATCTGGAGGGAATTCATGTAAATATATCATCCCTGCAGGCACAACAAAGAGGTCCAATAG CAGATAAGCAGGGAAAAGTAGCGGTTCCATATGATAATGGAGGGATGATGAAAGATGGGTATGACCCAAGAACATACATGAGAGGTGCAATCGGTCCCTCACAGGCTGTTCCTCCTGCCTTTGGTTACCGCAGATCAGGCATGGGGAAGCAAGAGAGACCTATAGAAATTCAGAGGGAATCATCTGCACAAAAGCAAAGTGGCATTGGAGCTAAATTTGCGCCGGATGTGGCTATAAACATTGACACCAACCCCTTCTTTATGACCCGAGCAGGAATTAATAAGGTGGAGCATGTTGATGAGCGGATCTCAATGAACACAAACTTGTTGCAGGCGAAGGGTCAGTATGGTGGTATAacagctgctgctgctgctgctccTGCTGCTAGTGTTGCTTCTCACAGGAAAGTTGGGACTGTTCAATATGGTATGACAAAGATGTACTGA
- the LOC136205593 gene encoding mitogen-activated protein kinase 20 isoform X3 encodes MEFFSEYGDANRYKIQEVIGKGSYGVVCSAIDTHTGQKVAIKKIHDIFEHISDAARILREIKLLRLLRHPDIVEIKHIMLPPSRRDFKDIYVVFELMESDLHQVIKANDDLTREHYQFFLYQLLRALKYIHTANVYHRDLKPKNILANANCKLKICDFGLARVAFNDTPSTIFWTDYVATRWYRAPELCGSFFSKYTPAIDIWSIGCIFAEVLTGKPLFPGKNVVHQLDLMTDLLGTPSLDTISRVRNEKARRYLNSMRKKQPVSFAQKFPNADPSALRLLERLLAFDPKDRPTAEQALADPYFKGLAKVEREPSCQPITKMEFEFERRRVTKEDIRELIFREILEYHPQLLKDYVNGTERTNFLYPSAVDQFRRQFAHLEENGGKSVPAIPLERKHVSLPRSTVVHSNGIHPKDQNFISMRDRQTAEETHIKNAKDLEGIHVNISSLQAQQRGPIADKQGKVAVPYDNGGMMKDGYDPRTYMRGAIGPSQAVPPAFGYRRSGMGKQERPIEIQRESSAQKQSGIGAKFAPDVAINIDTNPFFMTRAGINKVEHVDERISMNTNLLQAKGQYGGITAAAAAAPAASVASHRKVGTVQYGMTKMY; translated from the exons ATGGAATTTTTCTCTGAGTACGGTGATGCCAACAGGTACAAAATTCAGGAAGTTATTGGGAAAGGAAGTTACGGGGTTGTTTGCTCAGCAATTGATACTCACACTGGTCAAAAAGTGGCAATAAAGAAAATACATGATATTTTCGAACACATCTCAGATGCTGCTCGTATTCTTCGTGAGATAAAATTGCTTAGACTCCTGAGACACCCAGATATTGTGGAAATCAAACATATTATGCTTCCGCCATCAAGAAGAGATTTTAAAGACATTTATGTTGTTTTTGAGCTCATGGAGTCAGATCTGCATCAAGTAATTAAAGCAAATGATGACTTGACAAGAGAGCACTATCAATTTTTTCTTTATCAGCTTCTTCGCGCATTAAAATATATTCACACAG CAAATGTCTATCATCGAGATTTAAAACCTAAGAATATATTGGCAAATGCGAATTGTAAACTGAAAATTTGTGATTTTGGGCTAGCAAGAGTGGCTTTTAATGATACCCCCTCTACAATATTTTGGACG GACTATGTTGCTACCAGATGGTACAGAGCTCCTGAACTGTGTGGATCATTTTTCTCAAAG TATACACCGGCAATTGATATTTGGAGCATTGGTTGCATCTTTGCTGAAGTTTTAACTGGGAAACCACTCTTTCCTGGAAAAAATGTTGTTCACCAGCTAGATTTGATGACAGATCTGCTTGGTACCCCTTCATTAGATACAATATCACGG GTTCGAAATGAAAAGGCAAGGAGATATCTGAATAGTATGAGGAAGAAGCAGCCTGTTTCTTTTGCTCAGAAATTTCCAAATGCTGATCCTTCGGCATTGCGTTTGCTGGAAAGGCTGCTTGCTTTTGATCCGAAAGACAGACCAACAGCTGAACAG GCATTAGCAGATCCTTACTTTAAGGGACTGGCAAAAGTTGAAAGGGAGCCTTCCTGTCAGCCAATAACAAAAAtggaatttgaatttgaaagacGAAGGGTTACAAAAGAGGATATTAGAGAGCTAATTTTTCGAGAGATACTGGAATACCATCCTCAATTGCTCAAGGATTACGTAAATGGAACTGAAAGGACTAACTTTCTTTATCCAAG TGCTGTTGATCAATTTAGAAGGCAGTTTGCACATCTTGAGGAGAATGGCGGTAAGAGTGTGCCAGCAATTCCCCTAGAAAGAAAACATGTATCTCTTCCTAG GTCTACAGTAGTGCATTCGAACGGTATTCATCCCAAAGACCAGAATTTTATTTCCATGAGAGACAGACAGACTGCAGAAGAAACACACATAAAAAATGCTAAAGATCTGGAGGGAATTCATGTAAATATATCATCCCTGCAGGCACAACAAAGAGGTCCAATAG CAGATAAGCAGGGAAAAGTAGCGGTTCCATATGATAATGGAGGGATGATGAAAGATGGGTATGACCCAAGAACATACATGAGAGGTGCAATCGGTCCCTCACAGGCTGTTCCTCCTGCCTTTGGTTACCGCAGATCAGGCATGGGGAAGCAAGAGAGACCTATAGAAATTCAGAGGGAATCATCTGCACAAAAGCAAAGTGGCATTGGAGCTAAATTTGCGCCGGATGTGGCTATAAACATTGACACCAACCCCTTCTTTATGACCCGAGCAGGAATTAATAAGGTGGAGCATGTTGATGAGCGGATCTCAATGAACACAAACTTGTTGCAGGCGAAGGGTCAGTATGGTGGTATAacagctgctgctgctgctgctccTGCTGCTAGTGTTGCTTCTCACAGGAAAGTTGGGACTGTTCAATATGGTATGACAAAGATGTACTGA